A stretch of DNA from Bacillota bacterium:
GTCTTTTCCCAGGGAGACATCCACGTCAAAGACGGGAAGATCGTGGGAGTAGGTCCCCAGCTTCCTGTGCCACCGGGGGCGAAGATCTTCGATGCCACAGGATACCTCGCCATCCCGGGTCTTATCAACGCCCATACCCATGCGGCCATGACCCTGTTTCGGGGGTTTAAGGACGATGTGGATCTTTGGGAGTGGTTGCAGGAGCATATTTGGCCTGCGGAGGCAAAGCTGGAGGCGGAAGACGTATACTGGGGCACTTTGCTCGCCTGTATCGAGATGCTGAAGGCCGGGGTCACCACCTTTGTAGACATGTACTTTTTTATGGAGCAGGTGGCGGAAGCGGTGGCGGAGGCGGGGATGCGGGCTTACCTGGCCTGGGGGATCACCGATGGCACCGATGGTGGAGCCAAGGGGCTAGCGGAAACGGAAGAGCTTTTGGCCCGCTGGGAGGATGGGGCCGAGGGCCGGATCAAGATCCTTTTGGGTCCCCATGCGCCCTATACCTGCTCCCGAAAGTTGCTCGAACGGGTGCGGGACTTTGCCCTGGCCCAGGGGGTGCCGGTGCATATTCATCTTTCGGAAACCCGGCAGGAAGTGCTGGACAGTCAACGGGAGCGGGGGGTTACCCCGGTGCAGTGGCTGAGGGAAGTGGGATTGCTGCATCCTGAGATCCAGCTCATTGCCGCCCATTGTGTGCACCTGACCCCCGAGGACATTCAGCTCTGCAAGGAGCATGCCGTGGGCGTGGTTCACTGCTTGGGTAGCAACCTAAAACTGGCCTCGGGAGTGGCCCCCGTGCCGGAGCTTCTTGAGGCCGGAGTGAAGGTCTCCCTGGGGACCGATGGGGCGGCCAGTAACAATAATCTTGATGTGCTTAGAGAAATGCGTCTGGTGGCCTTAGTTCATGACGGGATCCAGGGAAAACCGGGCCTGGTGCCTGCATCTAAGGTACTGGCCATGGCTACGGGGATGGGCGCTTTGGTCTTAGGCCGGCCTGACTTGGGGCGCCTGAAGGTGGGAGCCCGGGCGGACATTGTCCTCTTGAATAACACCGGTGCCCATTGGTATCCTAAGGGAGATCTGGTTTCCGCCCTCATCTACAGCGGCAACTCCGCGGATGTGGATACAGTGATTATCGATGGTAGGTTTGTGGTGTCCAAAGGAAAAGTGTTGACCATAGACGAAGAAGAAGTGAAACAGGAAGTCGAAAAGCGCGCTTGGCGATTGCGTGCCAAGACCAAGGATTGAAGGAGTGCGAAGGATGGAACAGGTAAGAGTCAGATTTGCACCTAGCCCGACGGGCTATTTGCATGTGGGCGGTGCCCGGACGGCACTGTTTAACTGGTTGTTCGCCCGCCATCACGGTGGTGTCTTTGTGTTAAGGATAGAAGATACGGATACCGAACGATCCACAAAGGAATCCATGGAATGCATTCTGGAGAGTATGCGCTGGTTGGGCCTGGATTGGGACGAAGGCCCCGAGGTAGGCGGGGATTATGGTCCCTATCTGCAAAGTGAGCGTGGGGAGTACTATCAGGAGGCGGTGGAGAAGCTTCTGCGCATGGGGCGGGCCTACAAGTGCTACTGCACCCCAGAGGAGCTCGATGAGATGCGCGAGAAGGCCCTGGCCGAAGGACGGGCTCCCAAGTATGACGGGCGGTGTCGGGACTTGACGCCGGAGGAGTGTGCAAAGCTGGAGGCCATGGGGCGCAAACCGGTCATCCGATTCAAGACCAATATGGACGGAGAGACGGTGATCAACGACCTGATCCGGGGCCCGGTTACCTTTGCCAATGAAGTCCTGGATGACTTCGTCCTGGTGAAATCCGATGGCGGTCCCACCTACAACTTTGCCGTAGTGGTGGACGATGTGGCCATGGGGATCACCCATGTGATCCGCGGGGAGGACCATCTGTCTAACACCCCCAGGCAGATACAGCTCTATGAAGCCCTGGGCTATGCTCTACCCCAGTTTGCCCACATCCCTATGATCCTGGGGCCCGATCGGAAACGGCTGAGCAAGCGGCACGGTGCCACTTCCGTCATGGAATACGAAGGGGCAGGCTACTTACCCGAGGCCTTTGTGAACTATCTGGCCCTGTTGGGTTGGGCGTACGATGACCATACGGAGCTTTTCACCCGGGAGGAGCTCATTGCGAAGTTCACCCTGGACAAGGTGTCTAAGAACCCAGCCGTTTTCGACAACAAAAAGCTTTTGTGGATGAACGGTGTTTATCTGCGGGATCTGCCCCTGGAGGATTTGGTAAAGCGGGGAGTACCCTGGATGCAAAGGGCGGGTTATCTGCCGGAAGAGCTGGACGACAAACTACGGGACAAGGTTTCCAAGGTTTTCGCCGCGGTGCAGACCCGGGTGCGCACCTTGGAGGAACTGGTGAACGCCAGCTACTACTTCTTCACCGACGCCCCGCAATATGACCAGTCGATGGTGCAGAAGTTCCTGGTGAAGGAGTACGTCCCGGATATGCTCAAGCAATTGCTGGAACGGCTGTTGCCCCTTGAGCCCTTTACCGAGGAAACTATTGAGAAAGTATTCGTAAGCCTGCAGCAGGAGCTGGATATTGGTTTGGGTAAACTGATCCAGCCGGTGCGGGTGGCGGTGACCGGTACCAATGTGAGTCCGGGGATGTACGAGGTTTTGGCCCTCCTAGGTAAGGCTAAGACCTGCGAACGGATTCGGCACGCTTATCAGATGAGCAAGGAACTGCTGGGCCAAAGTTCTTAGGTCTACGTGATTGGGTTGAATAGCTGATTCAGGTGTCTTTATCTTCTCCGCAGGATGTGTTCCTGGGTGGTGCCGACATGCCCGGCCTGCCCCAGGTTCCCTGCGGATTACCGCCCGGAGGACGACGATGCAGATCAAAAAGTTTTTTACCGAACCGAATTGGTACCGGGGTAATCTCCATTGCCATTCCAACCGGTCCGACGGTGGAAAACCACCGGAGGAAGTCTTTGCCTGGTATGAAGAACAGGGCTTTGATTTTATCGCCTTGACAGATCATCAGAAATTCTTTCCGGGGGGACAGTATGGGAATCTCCTGGTGATCCCGGGCATCGAAGAACGTTTTCACGTGGTTGGTTTGGGCATGAAGGAATACCCCGATGAGGAAGTAGATCGCAGTGAACGGCAAAAGGTGATCGATGCTATCCTGGCCCATGGAGGCATTGCCTTCCAGGCCCACCCCTATTGGTTGGGCATGACAGATCCGGAATTGGCCGCCTGTCGCGGCATTTTTGGCGTGGAGGTGTACAACTCCGTCTGTGACTACACCATTGCCCGGGGTTATTCCCACGTCCATTGGGATAACCAGCTTTCCGCCGGCAACTTCCTCCTGGGTCTTGCGGTGGACGATGCCCACTGGCACGAGACCGAAGCCGGGGAGGGTAAGGGCTATGTGATGGTTAATACCACGGAACTGACCACCGAGCATATTCTCTCTGCTCTCTTGGCGGGGAACTACTTTTCCACCCAAGGGCCTTTGTTCAAGGCGTTAGAGATCACTGGGGACAATGAGGTCTATGCCCGGTTTTCCCGGGCCACCCGGGTGGATGTTGTGGGCAGTCACCAACGGGGGAAGGTCCTCCTGAGCGAGAAGGGTATTGAAGAGGTGAGGTATCAGATCCCGCCGAATCAGCGGTACGTACGGATCCAGATTACTGACCAGGCGGGGAAGATGGCCTGGAGCAATCCGCTGATCCCCTTTGGCGAGCAGGGGTAATCTACCGGTGCACATCTTAACCCGGCGGAGGAAGAACAACTGATTCCGCCTTGACTATCGCTGCTTTCTATCCGGAACAGTGGTGAGAACATTTCGACGGGAACCGTTGACAGCCGCCAGGTTTTTTGGTATAGTATCAGTGTTGTCGTTGGGAGGTGGTGTAATGGCAACACGCGGGACTCTGGATTCCGTTATGAAGGTTCGAATCCTTCCCTCCCAGCCATTTACACGAAGTTTATCGCCTATGCAAGATGCATAGGCTTTTTTTGTACCCAAAAACGGCGCAACCGAGTAGGAAGGGG
This window harbors:
- a CDS encoding glutamate--tRNA ligase — translated: MEQVRVRFAPSPTGYLHVGGARTALFNWLFARHHGGVFVLRIEDTDTERSTKESMECILESMRWLGLDWDEGPEVGGDYGPYLQSERGEYYQEAVEKLLRMGRAYKCYCTPEELDEMREKALAEGRAPKYDGRCRDLTPEECAKLEAMGRKPVIRFKTNMDGETVINDLIRGPVTFANEVLDDFVLVKSDGGPTYNFAVVVDDVAMGITHVIRGEDHLSNTPRQIQLYEALGYALPQFAHIPMILGPDRKRLSKRHGATSVMEYEGAGYLPEAFVNYLALLGWAYDDHTELFTREELIAKFTLDKVSKNPAVFDNKKLLWMNGVYLRDLPLEDLVKRGVPWMQRAGYLPEELDDKLRDKVSKVFAAVQTRVRTLEELVNASYYFFTDAPQYDQSMVQKFLVKEYVPDMLKQLLERLLPLEPFTEETIEKVFVSLQQELDIGLGKLIQPVRVAVTGTNVSPGMYEVLALLGKAKTCERIRHAYQMSKELLGQSS
- a CDS encoding CehA/McbA family metallohydrolase, whose product is MQIKKFFTEPNWYRGNLHCHSNRSDGGKPPEEVFAWYEEQGFDFIALTDHQKFFPGGQYGNLLVIPGIEERFHVVGLGMKEYPDEEVDRSERQKVIDAILAHGGIAFQAHPYWLGMTDPELAACRGIFGVEVYNSVCDYTIARGYSHVHWDNQLSAGNFLLGLAVDDAHWHETEAGEGKGYVMVNTTELTTEHILSALLAGNYFSTQGPLFKALEITGDNEVYARFSRATRVDVVGSHQRGKVLLSEKGIEEVRYQIPPNQRYVRIQITDQAGKMAWSNPLIPFGEQG
- a CDS encoding amidohydrolase; protein product: MPQGEFVITNAQIITCDEEERVFSQGDIHVKDGKIVGVGPQLPVPPGAKIFDATGYLAIPGLINAHTHAAMTLFRGFKDDVDLWEWLQEHIWPAEAKLEAEDVYWGTLLACIEMLKAGVTTFVDMYFFMEQVAEAVAEAGMRAYLAWGITDGTDGGAKGLAETEELLARWEDGAEGRIKILLGPHAPYTCSRKLLERVRDFALAQGVPVHIHLSETRQEVLDSQRERGVTPVQWLREVGLLHPEIQLIAAHCVHLTPEDIQLCKEHAVGVVHCLGSNLKLASGVAPVPELLEAGVKVSLGTDGAASNNNLDVLREMRLVALVHDGIQGKPGLVPASKVLAMATGMGALVLGRPDLGRLKVGARADIVLLNNTGAHWYPKGDLVSALIYSGNSADVDTVIIDGRFVVSKGKVLTIDEEEVKQEVEKRAWRLRAKTKD